From the genome of Miscanthus floridulus cultivar M001 chromosome 10, ASM1932011v1, whole genome shotgun sequence, one region includes:
- the LOC136488543 gene encoding trihelix transcription factor GT-3a-like — MEGSDLPPGNMLQGVPYDTLDLRGSSMQKHAPNSGKQIFSSSQMPGTFTMSMTRATEPDDFTGFQFKEHGKSDDHHHQHHSHHSKNCKSDGEEHDVAEDATDTPSGKGKKGSAWHRMKWTDSMVKLLITAVSYTGDDHGADSSGGRRNFTIMQKKGKWKAISKVMGERGCHVSPQQCEDKFNDLNKRYKRLTDILGRGTACNVVANPSLLDSMNHLSDKMKDDAKKILSSKHLFYEEMCSYHNNNRVNLPEDHALQHSLLLALRCKEEHDPRRDPSGDADEDDQSADSDYEENDEEQHPVHTNMREPSTHKRKRHSDVALVTSSSHEGSERSDPHGVTVDINKAFTDATNMVLLQQDLASQAIEIQKRRLQIEAKELELTKQRLKWERFRKKKDREIEKMALENEHMMIENKRLELELRHKELELDLKLKGQGNHP; from the coding sequence ATGGAAGGCAGCGACCTACCCCCTGGAAACATGTTGCAAGGGGTTCCCTATGATACTTTAGACTTACGTGGCAGCTCAATGCAAAAACATGCTCCAAACTCTGGAAAACAGATCTTCAGCAGCTCCCAGATGCCGGGGACTTTCACAATGTCTATGACCAGGGCTACAGAGCCTGATGACTTTACTGGATTTCAGTTCAAAGAACATGGAAAGAGtgatgaccaccaccaccaacaccatagtcaTCACTCAAAGAACTGCAAGAGTGATGGTGAAGAACATGATGTGGCTGAAGATGCTACTGATACCCcaagtggcaaaggcaagaagggCTCTGCATGGCATCGGATGAAGTGGACAGATTCAATGGTAAAACTTTTGATTACAGCAGTGTCTTACACTGGAGATGATCATGGTGCCGATTCCAGTGGTGGCAGGAGGAACTTTACAATAATGCAGAAGAAGGGCAAATGGAAGGCGATATCGAAGGTTATGGGAGAGAGAGGCTGTCATGTGTCACCGCAACAGTGCGAGGACAAGTTCAATGACCTTAACAAGAGATACAAAAGGCTGACAGACATCCTTGGTAGGGGCACTGCTTGCAATGTTGTGGCTAATCCATCACTTCTTGATAGCATGAATCATCTTTCTGATAAGATGAAAGACGATGCAAAAAAGATACTTAGCTCAAAGCACCTATTTTATGAGGAGATGTGTTCCTATCACAACAACAACCGTGTAAATTTGCCTGAAGATCATGCACTTCAGCATTCACTACTGCTTGCCCTTAGATGTAAAGAGGAGCATGATCCTCGGAGGGATCCAAGTGGAGATGCTGATGAAGACGATCAAAGCGCGGATTCTGATTACGAGGAGAATGACGAAGAGCAACATCCTGTGCATACAAACATGAGGGAGCCCTCAACGCACAAAAGGAAGCGCCACAGTGATGTGGCTTTGGTCACATCAAGCTCTCATGAAGGCAGTGAGAGGTCTGATCCCCATGGTGTCACAGTGGACATCAACAAGGCTTTCACAGATGCAACCAACATGGTTTTGTTGCAACAGGACTTGGCTTCACAAGCCATAGAGATTCAGAAACGTCGCTTGCAGATTGAAGCAAAGGAACTGGAACTCACAAAGCAACGTCTCAAGTGGGAGCGGTTCAGGAAGAAGAAGGACAGGGAGATAGAAAAAATGGCATTGGAGAATGAACATATGATGATTGAGAACAAACGCTTGGAACTTGAGCTGAGACATAAGGAGTTAGAGCTAGATCTTAAGCTGAAAGGCCAGGGGAACCATCCGTAA